A region of the Corynebacterium renale genome:
GCCGTCTTCGCGTTCCAGCTCAACGCGTCGATGCTCTCACCAGCGCTTGCCACCATGGCTCGTGAACTCGAGACCACGGACGCCCAAATCGGCGTCACCCAGACCGCATTCTTTACCGGAGCTGCCCTCTTTTCTTTGTTCCTTCCACGTTGGGCTGACCTGATTGGGCGTCGTAAAGTGCTCACCGGCATGATGGCCGTCATGCTGATCGGCTGTATCGTTGCAGCTCTCGCCCCAAACGTGACTGTGCTGTTTATCGGCCGCGTCATCCAGGGTGTGGCGGGACCGACGGTCCCCATGGCGTTGATCATGCTTCGTCAGCAGGTGCCCAATGAGAAGCAGTATGCGCTCCTCATGTCGATCGTGACTTCGGTCAACGGTGGTATCGCGGGCGTAGACGCCCTCGCCGGTGGCTGGTTGGCACAGAACTGGGGCTTCCGTTCCCTGTTCTGGGTCATGGCGGTCCTGGCTGCGGCAGCGGTGCTGACCATCCGCTTCGGCACCCAGGAATCCACCGCCACGGAAACCCCACCGATGGACTGGAAAGGCGTTGTACCTGCCGTCATCGCGCTCGCCGCGCTGCTCACCGCGTTCAACGAGGCAGGCAAGCTCGGGGCGGCGAACTGGCTGCTGGTTATTATCCTGCTCATCGTGGGCTTCGGTGGCGTTGCTGTCTTCTGGAACGTGGAGAAGAAGGTTGCGCACCCACTGGTCCCAGTTGCGTATATGAAGCAGCG
Encoded here:
- a CDS encoding MFS transporter, whose amino-acid sequence is MTSPETSQAGAPADGPRISAGAATSLVLALMVAVFAFQLNASMLSPALATMARELETTDAQIGVTQTAFFTGAALFSLFLPRWADLIGRRKVLTGMMAVMLIGCIVAALAPNVTVLFIGRVIQGVAGPTVPMALIMLRQQVPNEKQYALLMSIVTSVNGGIAGVDALAGGWLAQNWGFRSLFWVMAVLAAAAVLTIRFGTQESTATETPPMDWKGVVPAVIALAALLTAFNEAGKLGAANWLLVIILLIVGFGGVAVFWNVEKKVAHPLVPVAYMKQRRTWALLSTTLLTMTGVFAVMNGLIPNLGQDEAVGAGMAADQVSWFTLTPYALAGLVFGPIAGTMAAKLGYKTVLQIGLIGTAIGLLIGIFVVGNPTGWWLLFVSLFVGVTYAGISNIMLNGLGVVLSPADNQGYLPGMNAAAFNLGAGVSFAILFAVLTGISGPDGATAGGYTGAMITGAVIVALAFVTSMFIPNPDSLDDTKAPAEAA